Proteins encoded by one window of Lathyrus oleraceus cultivar Zhongwan6 chromosome 1, CAAS_Psat_ZW6_1.0, whole genome shotgun sequence:
- the LOC127135496 gene encoding hevamine-A, whose amino-acid sequence MSSKMQTLILLLVLTISSVTVKASPTDAGIAIYWGQNLEDGTLSLTCDTGNYKIVLLAFLNVFGSGIPPSWNFAGHCGDWSPCTKLEPEIKYCQQKGIKVLLSIGGASGTYSLSSPDDAKDVGDYLYTNFLSGRFGPLGSVTLDGIDFDIEGGSNLYWDDLARYLDSLRQQNRYFYLAAAPQCFMPDHYLDKAIKTWLFDYVLVQFYNNPPCQYDIANSDATLLLQSWSAWTSLVLPNNTVFMGLPAAPEAAPSGGYIPPNDLITKVLPYIKPTSNYGGVMLWDRFHDVGNNYSNQIKEHVKQSDLQFVTQLSKVITGFVSAALNGMLPN is encoded by the coding sequence ATGAGTTCCAAAATGCAAACGCTCATCCTTTTGTTAGTCTTAACAATATCCTCAGTCACTGTCAAAGCATCACCAACCGATGCCGGCATTGCCATCTACTGGGGTCAAAACCTAGAAGATGGCACTTTGTCCTTAACATGTGACACTGGTAACTACAAGATTGTACTCTTAGCTTTCCTCAATGTCTTTGGATCAGGAATACCTCCAAGCTGGAACTTCGCCGGTCATTGCGGGGACTGGAGTCCATGCACAAAACTCGAACCCGAAATCAAATACTGTCAACAGAAAGGTATCAAAGTTTTACTTTCCATTGGAGGTGCTTCTGGAACTTACTCCCTTAGCTCACCAGATGATGCTAAAGATGTTGGCGACTATCTGTATACTAACTTCCTTAGTGGCCGATTTGGTCCACTTGGAAGTGTTACGTTAGACGgtattgattttgatattgaaGGAGGTTCGAATCTTTATTGGGATGACCTTGCTAGGTATCTTGACAGTCTAAGACAGCAAAACAGGTACTTTTACTTGGCTGCTGCACCTCAATGTTTCATGCCAGATCACTATCTAGACAAAGCTATCAAAACGTGGTTATTTGATTATGTACTTGTTCAGTTCTACAATAACCCTCCATGCCAATATGATATAGCAAACTCTGATGCTACATTGCTCTTACAATCATGGAGTGCTTGGACATCGTTGGTTCTACCAAATAATACTGTTTTCATGGGATTACCAGCAGCACCTGAAGCAGCTCCTAGTGGTGGTTATATACCACCAAACGATCTCATTACTAAGGTTCTTCCTTACATTAAACCTACTTCTAACTATGGAGGAGTTATGCTTTGGGATAGGTTTCATGATGTTGGAAATAATTACAGCAATCAGATAAAGGAACATGTTAAACAATCTGATCTTCAATTTGTGACACAACTTTCCAAAGTAATAACTGGGTTTGTCTCGGCAGCTTTGAATGGCATGTTGCCAAATTAA